From the Pseudoalteromonas tunicata genome, one window contains:
- a CDS encoding 2TM domain-containing protein: MMNHPDSINTVEIIKKVQRLRAFYSHVLQYVVVMLLLSILNFIISPDYIWVIWPALGWGIGIVLQGLSTIGLFAKMAIFDSHWEQKQINKRLASLSQAQTK, encoded by the coding sequence ATGATGAACCATCCAGATTCAATAAATACCGTTGAAATAATTAAAAAAGTGCAGCGTTTACGTGCTTTTTATAGCCATGTTTTACAGTATGTAGTTGTAATGTTACTGCTAAGCATACTCAACTTTATTATATCGCCTGACTATATTTGGGTTATTTGGCCCGCTTTAGGCTGGGGTATTGGTATTGTATTACAAGGACTCAGTACAATTGGGTTATTCGCAAAAATGGCTATTTTTGATAGTCACTGGGAGCAAAAACAGATAAATAAACGTCTTGCCTCACTGAGCCAAGCTCAAACAAAATAA
- a CDS encoding winged helix-turn-helix domain-containing protein, with product MKSYKSAHWIFDENKQELKYLDGTTKRLPARLNNCLASLLKAQGQTVIYDELLEAVWGTIYRDYNTIASVVSELRKLINCRSSKVNYIVTVPKKGYRFSCYEHIQLVDSQENNALEQNIDSHNTELKDVATEIEPQLAPQNAIIESPQVIKSPSSINTVVNSSSSFTGRKKALTYSFALVILLIVCAAVLLRPYFSSDNLNIHSSKTEVLTHEYGRELEFDLSQDKQWLAYVHENDLGKDLLLKNIKTGITAGLFADQNLYYSSPSFNYTNNALLYLEHSDRGCEMFQIGINNEGFLANEKRKITQCGLKDSWVTTAYDKHSDAVFFARSESIAEPYRIFKHDLQTGYERNITSPPSTGRGDYSFALSPDGLSLAFVRNVLWEKSSIWLLNLANGETRQLFEIPYLLESIAWMGDHAILYSTGHDLMRFNLASKESELVKRFSKPVKYPNTDESNIYVSRGQSLVSDIWQLNLQRLTTERIIASDYIDSAPIISAQGTLFLSNRSGHHELWQRGGNQEIKVMDLIGELEKVKNIKELDHEFLVGILGGRIVKINKTSHEVVWLSAEEKKIDSFTLSAKQTKLVYATELNEAWFIEQLDIATGKLEFFGIEGFTAKYWQNKILLTNFRAPGLWLYDPITRERQLIDASFEVFSANKWAVLNNHLILVKKNEVSVFALNAGQLTLIKALAVPGDPRSISCDSVKQVCQFDLFAKGSTEIIKLVF from the coding sequence ATGAAATCATATAAATCAGCTCATTGGATATTTGATGAAAATAAACAAGAGCTAAAATATCTTGATGGAACAACAAAGCGGCTTCCTGCTCGCTTAAATAATTGTTTGGCCTCATTGTTAAAAGCACAAGGTCAAACGGTTATTTATGATGAGTTATTAGAGGCGGTATGGGGGACTATTTATCGTGATTATAATACCATTGCATCGGTAGTTTCTGAGTTAAGAAAACTAATAAATTGCCGCAGTTCAAAAGTTAACTATATAGTTACCGTGCCAAAAAAAGGCTATCGCTTCTCATGTTATGAGCATATTCAGCTAGTTGATAGCCAAGAAAATAATGCATTAGAACAAAACATTGATAGCCATAATACTGAACTTAAAGACGTCGCAACAGAAATTGAGCCCCAATTAGCGCCTCAAAATGCGATTATTGAATCACCACAGGTGATAAAATCACCTTCTTCAATTAATACCGTTGTTAATTCTTCCTCTTCCTTTACTGGCCGTAAAAAAGCTCTTACTTACAGTTTTGCGTTAGTCATTCTTTTAATTGTATGCGCCGCTGTATTACTGAGACCTTATTTTTCATCAGATAATTTAAATATTCACAGTAGTAAAACAGAGGTGCTAACCCATGAATATGGGCGTGAATTAGAATTCGACTTAAGCCAAGATAAGCAATGGCTTGCCTATGTACACGAGAATGATTTAGGTAAAGATTTATTATTAAAAAATATTAAAACAGGAATTACAGCCGGTTTATTTGCAGATCAAAATTTGTATTATTCATCTCCATCGTTCAATTATACCAATAATGCACTTTTATACTTGGAGCATAGTGATAGAGGCTGTGAAATGTTTCAAATTGGTATTAATAACGAAGGCTTTTTGGCAAATGAAAAGCGCAAAATAACTCAGTGCGGCCTAAAAGATTCTTGGGTGACTACCGCATACGATAAACATAGCGATGCCGTTTTTTTTGCTCGCTCTGAGTCAATTGCTGAGCCATATCGAATTTTCAAACATGATTTACAAACCGGTTATGAGCGTAATATTACTTCACCACCTTCAACTGGTCGTGGCGATTATTCCTTTGCGTTATCACCAGATGGTTTAAGCTTGGCTTTTGTACGTAATGTCTTATGGGAAAAGTCGAGTATTTGGCTGCTCAATTTGGCCAATGGCGAAACCCGTCAGTTGTTTGAAATCCCCTATTTATTAGAGTCGATTGCTTGGATGGGTGATCACGCCATTTTGTATAGCACTGGGCATGATTTAATGCGTTTTAATCTTGCGAGCAAAGAAAGTGAATTGGTAAAGCGGTTTTCTAAACCGGTGAAGTATCCAAATACTGACGAAAGTAATATTTATGTTTCGCGCGGTCAGTCACTTGTTTCAGATATTTGGCAATTAAATCTTCAACGACTGACTACGGAACGCATTATTGCGAGCGATTATATCGACAGCGCCCCTATAATTTCAGCACAAGGAACATTATTTTTATCGAATCGCTCTGGTCATCATGAGTTATGGCAGCGAGGTGGGAATCAAGAAATCAAAGTGATGGATCTAATCGGAGAGCTTGAAAAAGTAAAAAATATTAAAGAATTAGATCATGAATTTTTGGTGGGAATTCTAGGCGGTCGAATTGTAAAAATAAATAAAACCAGTCATGAGGTGGTGTGGTTAAGCGCAGAGGAAAAGAAAATTGATAGTTTCACGCTTTCTGCCAAGCAGACTAAATTAGTCTACGCCACTGAATTAAATGAAGCCTGGTTTATTGAGCAGCTTGATATTGCCACTGGCAAGCTTGAGTTCTTTGGTATTGAAGGTTTCACCGCTAAATATTGGCAAAATAAAATATTATTAACCAATTTTAGAGCTCCGGGTTTGTGGCTTTACGATCCTATTACTCGGGAGCGGCAATTAATTGATGCAAGTTTTGAGGTTTTTTCTGCTAATAAATGGGCGGTACTTAATAATCATCTTATTTTAGTAAAGAAAAATGAAGTCTCCGTTTTTGCTTTGAATGCAGGGCAGCTGACATTGATTAAAGCTTTAGCTGTACCTGGTGATCCACGTAGTATTTCGTGCGACAGTGTTAAACAAGTGTGTCAGTTTGATTTGTTTGCCAAAGGCAGTACTGAGATTATCAAGCTCGTGTTTTAA
- a CDS encoding winged helix-turn-helix domain-containing protein has protein sequence MAKSYRFADFTLLVNQTLSKSGVELTIEPQVLTVLVYLIENNDRYISTQELHDALWQGRVVSDTAIRRAVGKLRVILGDDAKEPNFIKSVSKRGYRFVAELSANETVDLKADEFAISATEINHNRGRLYFIVSAIFISCCLLYYFFWNQPSFTPRLLSEKIDFPGDKVALSSSIDGSQIVFASQVHQVDGYQLFKYLPANNTLQQLTTNQHNVVSSAIINNDSQLVFVDFILGQCSIKILQLDKGNINKIKVLVDGFYLISDVVAIAGEAGFYFNGLKESNGNTQLYYYDTALQTVIPISKEFIVGEHTYKTAVSPNAELLATITLHDVNNQHEIRIKDRHSQSVLKRYYHPSSIYDIEWLDAHTLVILDSIAMTSINLASGEKKQLLNKHNITEISVGKKRGLIALQNEISSGYFTEYNIEQSQLVNAKIIDSSKSVLQIRYIGSGESYLLYKKNHDQYDVILKENNQEKILFSSTKKLRIIDFNLAEQQLLLKLDNRYLLVDIKSSEKIYITQPDQFISDTANFSSDNDFILYAEKSRQGWRIIQYEIKTGLKSELFQGFKIIKPRPEGYILIDEDDGVVQYDKATEQFKKLDIELLKELNSQWVLLDKDLYWMSFDLGNKYLNKFDILTEKLQRFTVDSTLSDLNFDLNNTGTKVVVKVGAHKNTEIVSLPSCCF, from the coding sequence GTGGCTAAAAGTTATCGATTTGCAGATTTCACTTTATTAGTAAATCAGACTTTGAGTAAAAGTGGTGTTGAATTAACAATCGAACCGCAGGTTTTGACCGTATTAGTTTATCTTATTGAAAATAATGACCGATACATCAGTACGCAAGAGTTACACGATGCACTTTGGCAAGGGCGTGTAGTTAGTGATACTGCTATACGTAGAGCTGTCGGTAAATTACGTGTGATATTGGGTGATGATGCAAAAGAACCCAATTTTATCAAATCTGTTTCAAAGCGCGGTTATCGATTTGTGGCTGAACTAAGTGCAAATGAGACCGTGGACCTCAAAGCCGATGAGTTCGCAATATCTGCTACTGAAATTAACCACAATAGGGGAAGGTTGTACTTTATCGTTTCGGCGATTTTTATATCTTGCTGTCTCCTTTATTATTTTTTTTGGAACCAACCTAGTTTTACTCCTCGTTTATTAAGTGAAAAAATAGACTTTCCTGGTGATAAAGTGGCGTTGAGTTCTTCTATAGATGGCAGCCAAATTGTGTTTGCTTCACAAGTCCATCAAGTTGATGGTTATCAGCTATTTAAATACCTTCCAGCAAATAATACTTTGCAACAATTGACCACTAATCAACATAACGTTGTGAGTAGTGCAATTATAAATAATGATAGCCAATTGGTGTTTGTGGACTTTATTTTAGGCCAGTGCTCTATAAAAATACTGCAACTAGATAAGGGTAATATTAATAAAATTAAAGTATTAGTCGATGGCTTTTACCTTATTTCAGATGTGGTTGCGATTGCTGGAGAGGCGGGGTTTTATTTTAATGGTTTAAAAGAAAGTAATGGTAATACACAGCTTTATTATTATGACACAGCCCTTCAAACAGTCATTCCAATCAGTAAAGAATTTATAGTGGGTGAGCATACTTATAAAACGGCTGTATCTCCTAATGCAGAACTGCTAGCGACCATAACTTTGCATGATGTTAATAATCAGCATGAAATTCGAATTAAAGACCGCCACAGTCAAAGCGTATTAAAGCGTTATTATCATCCAAGTTCAATTTATGACATCGAATGGCTCGATGCGCATACTTTGGTTATTTTAGACTCAATAGCCATGACATCGATTAACCTAGCAAGCGGTGAGAAAAAACAACTGCTTAACAAACATAATATTACTGAAATATCGGTTGGAAAAAAACGAGGTTTGATTGCATTACAAAATGAAATTAGCTCAGGATATTTCACAGAATACAATATTGAACAATCGCAACTTGTGAATGCAAAAATAATCGATAGTAGTAAATCGGTACTGCAAATTCGATATATTGGCTCTGGCGAGAGTTATTTATTATATAAAAAGAACCATGATCAATACGATGTGATCTTAAAAGAAAATAACCAAGAAAAAATCCTGTTTTCTTCAACCAAAAAGCTAAGAATTATCGATTTTAACCTCGCAGAACAGCAGCTTCTTTTAAAGCTAGATAATCGGTATTTACTTGTTGATATAAAAAGTAGCGAAAAGATATATATCACTCAACCCGACCAATTTATAAGCGACACTGCAAATTTTAGCTCAGATAATGATTTTATTTTATATGCTGAAAAATCTCGCCAAGGTTGGAGAATTATACAATATGAAATAAAAACAGGGTTAAAAAGCGAGTTGTTTCAAGGTTTCAAAATCATAAAACCTCGACCTGAAGGCTATATCTTGATAGATGAGGATGATGGTGTCGTACAATATGATAAAGCTACTGAGCAATTTAAAAAACTCGATATTGAGTTACTTAAAGAGCTTAATAGCCAGTGGGTATTACTCGATAAAGACTTGTATTGGATGAGTTTTGATTTAGGTAATAAATACCTAAATAAATTCGATATTCTAACTGAAAAATTACAGCGTTTTACCGTTGATAGTACCTTATCAGATTTAAATTTCGATCTAAATAATACTGGGACTAAAGTGGTAGTAAAGGTGGGAGCTCATAAAAATACAGAAATAGTTTCTTTGCCATCTTGTTGTTTTTAA
- a CDS encoding sensor histidine kinase: MQLNPERLKDLRLLLICCLIGTLLFLIDLSTYLWLSVSIAIVMGFTIRYSKIMLMHYFPKMPLPIQYAIASLFAITLCASIPAWLSAQFHIKTLNLALDAYINIMLITTVITILISYLYYRNEQSYLLQQALDKAALERSEQDKKLLETQLRLLQSQIEPHFLFNTLANIQALIAIEPKTASKMLSALTSLLRQSLTRTRDEWLTINQELKFNRAYLAIQQIRLGERLQTQFDITDQLSDTMLLPPMLLQPLIENAVVHGIEPLKNGGLLSLTIAVHNNKLQFTIYNDCQEHESHSHKGHNIGLQNIKDRLSQLYGDAAQFSFSYLENGVKVYMEVPINVTSLHSAHCG; encoded by the coding sequence GTGCAATTAAATCCCGAGCGATTAAAAGACCTTAGATTATTATTAATTTGTTGTTTAATTGGTACGCTGTTATTTTTAATCGATTTATCAACGTACCTCTGGCTGTCGGTGAGCATTGCTATTGTGATGGGTTTTACCATTCGCTACAGCAAAATCATGCTGATGCATTATTTTCCTAAGATGCCGTTACCCATCCAATATGCTATTGCATCGCTTTTTGCGATTACGCTCTGTGCATCAATCCCCGCTTGGCTCAGTGCCCAGTTTCACATTAAAACCTTAAACTTGGCCCTTGATGCGTATATCAATATCATGCTGATCACGACAGTGATTACTATACTCATCAGTTATCTTTATTATCGTAATGAACAATCGTATTTATTACAGCAAGCACTTGATAAAGCAGCCCTTGAGCGTTCTGAACAAGATAAAAAGCTACTCGAAACCCAATTGCGTTTATTACAGTCACAAATTGAGCCGCATTTTTTATTTAATACCTTAGCGAATATTCAGGCACTCATTGCCATTGAGCCAAAAACAGCCAGTAAAATGCTGAGCGCTCTCACATCGTTATTACGCCAAAGCCTCACTCGTACACGTGATGAATGGCTGACAATTAATCAAGAACTCAAATTTAATCGAGCTTATTTAGCCATCCAACAAATACGGTTGGGCGAGCGTTTACAAACCCAGTTTGATATTACCGACCAACTTAGCGATACCATGCTACTGCCACCCATGTTACTACAACCCTTAATTGAAAATGCGGTGGTACATGGTATCGAGCCGTTAAAAAACGGTGGCTTGCTGAGCTTAACGATTGCGGTGCACAATAATAAGCTGCAGTTCACCATTTATAATGACTGCCAAGAACACGAATCACATTCGCATAAAGGCCATAATATTGGCCTGCAAAATATTAAAGATCGCCTGAGCCAACTCTATGGTGATGCAGCGCAATTCTCGTTTTCGTATCTCGAAAATGGGGTAAAAGTTTATATGGAGGTGCCAATTAATGTCACAAGTTTACACAGCGCTCATTGCGGATGA
- a CDS encoding LytR/AlgR family response regulator transcription factor, whose product MSQVYTALIADDEPLLRRHLIHLLDELWPELTIIAQASDGEDAWEKVLETEPDIAFLDIRMPALDGISLCKRFTGLDKIPHVVFTTAYDQHAVEAFENQAIDYLLKPIEEERLNKTILRLKTQLAEKQNNEPEANNTTEQQKLLALLEKVLPATAPTAQLKWIRASKNNVIHMIDIAEVDYFLAEDKYTTVSCDEEKYLIKTTITSLVEQLDSDVFWRVHRNCIVRVSQIAKVERDFSGYLFVYLKQSAKTGQPVRLNVSRSYQHLFKQM is encoded by the coding sequence ATGTCACAAGTTTACACAGCGCTCATTGCGGATGATGAACCTTTATTACGCCGTCATTTAATTCATTTACTCGATGAACTTTGGCCTGAACTCACCATTATTGCGCAAGCGAGTGATGGCGAAGATGCGTGGGAAAAAGTACTAGAGACAGAACCTGATATTGCATTTTTAGATATTCGCATGCCGGCGCTTGACGGCATTAGTTTGTGTAAACGCTTTACGGGATTAGATAAAATTCCTCATGTGGTATTTACCACCGCTTACGATCAGCACGCTGTTGAAGCGTTTGAAAACCAAGCAATTGATTATTTATTAAAGCCAATTGAAGAAGAAAGGCTTAATAAAACGATTCTAAGGTTAAAAACTCAGCTGGCCGAAAAACAAAACAACGAGCCCGAGGCAAATAACACTACTGAGCAACAAAAACTACTCGCCTTGCTCGAAAAAGTACTACCCGCTACTGCACCTACAGCACAACTGAAATGGATCCGAGCCAGTAAAAACAATGTGATTCATATGATTGATATTGCAGAAGTTGACTATTTTCTGGCTGAAGATAAATACACCACAGTAAGCTGCGATGAGGAAAAATATTTAATCAAAACCACTATCACCAGCTTAGTAGAACAACTCGACTCTGATGTCTTTTGGCGGGTGCATCGCAATTGCATTGTCCGCGTCAGCCAAATTGCGAAAGTTGAGCGCGATTTCTCGGGATATTTGTTTGTTTATTTAAAACAAAGCGCCAAAACCGGCCAGCCTGTCCGCTTAAATGTTAGCCGCAGCTATCAGCATCTTTTTAAGCAAATGTAA
- a CDS encoding DUF3224 domain-containing protein, translated as MTQTQLIGTFQITNWQETPYSESDTGAKQSLAIISQQYSGDAEGTSELRYLMSYQPDGTAQFVGFETFTGTINGQAGTLVLQHQGQFVAGVASSTFSIVEGSGTSELATVKGEGSFTTVEHSQANYQISPS; from the coding sequence ATGACACAAACACAACTTATAGGCACGTTTCAAATCACCAATTGGCAAGAAACTCCTTATAGCGAAAGTGATACGGGTGCTAAACAAAGCCTTGCAATTATTAGCCAGCAATACAGTGGCGATGCCGAAGGCACAAGTGAGCTGAGGTATTTAATGAGTTATCAACCTGATGGCACAGCGCAGTTTGTTGGCTTTGAAACGTTTACTGGCACTATTAATGGTCAAGCTGGCACCTTGGTTTTACAACACCAAGGGCAATTTGTTGCGGGAGTTGCCAGCTCTACGTTTAGTATTGTTGAAGGCTCTGGTACAAGTGAACTGGCTACGGTCAAAGGTGAAGGATCTTTTACCACCGTAGAGCATAGCCAAGCTAATTATCAAATCTCACCGAGCTAG
- a CDS encoding AraC family transcriptional regulator has translation MQFSTFQLTELLIRFMALGQLALLFCLVSTKTRFNQTLARVLIACIAGYLIMTISNDALRFTPFRGVFLFLTELLPWVFWLFAYSLVNQTCSPAKWPFWFNSLLCLALGWFAYFFVVLQGQGWFHTFNHLMAIILLVHIIYICAHDLADDLINERRKHRVYLMVYGCIYFISLASIELLNTNIKNSEYFTLFNALLIFISIGLFSIYQLKFIQHIPLITLKNSEEPNINLEQSTPPISDPVSRTFKKQYQTLLELMENGGFKQSNLTVKALALQLAMPEHHLRELINQELGFKNFTTFLNSYRIAAACEAFSDIDNIRIPILTIALDLGYGSIGPFNRAFKEQLGITPSEFRKNI, from the coding sequence ATGCAATTTTCAACCTTTCAATTAACCGAGCTCCTAATCCGCTTTATGGCACTTGGCCAATTAGCACTTTTATTTTGCTTAGTAAGTACAAAAACACGATTTAACCAAACACTTGCTCGGGTACTGATCGCTTGTATTGCTGGCTACTTAATCATGACAATTTCGAATGATGCTCTGCGCTTTACTCCATTTAGAGGGGTATTTTTATTCTTAACCGAATTACTGCCTTGGGTTTTTTGGTTATTTGCCTATTCCTTAGTCAATCAGACCTGTTCACCCGCTAAGTGGCCTTTTTGGTTTAATAGTTTGTTATGTTTGGCTTTAGGGTGGTTTGCTTATTTTTTTGTTGTCTTACAAGGCCAAGGTTGGTTTCATACTTTTAATCACCTAATGGCCATTATTTTGTTAGTTCATATTATTTATATCTGCGCACATGATTTAGCAGATGATTTAATCAATGAACGACGCAAGCACCGAGTTTACTTAATGGTTTATGGCTGTATTTATTTTATCTCGCTGGCTAGTATTGAATTACTCAATACCAATATAAAAAACTCCGAGTATTTTACTCTTTTTAATGCGCTGCTTATTTTTATCTCTATTGGCCTCTTTTCAATTTATCAGCTCAAATTTATCCAGCACATACCTTTAATTACCTTAAAAAACAGCGAAGAGCCCAATATAAACCTTGAACAATCGACACCCCCCATATCTGATCCGGTTTCACGGACGTTTAAAAAACAATACCAGACCTTGCTTGAATTAATGGAAAACGGAGGCTTTAAACAAAGTAACTTAACGGTTAAAGCCCTAGCGTTACAACTTGCCATGCCTGAACATCATTTGCGTGAGTTAATTAACCAAGAGCTGGGATTCAAAAACTTTACCACCTTCTTAAATAGCTATCGCATTGCAGCAGCGTGTGAAGCGTTTTCAGATATAGATAACATTCGCATCCCGATTTTAACCATCGCTTTAGATTTAGGTTATGGTTCGATTGGCCCCTTTAATAGAGCTTTTAAGGAGCAACTAGGGATCACCCCGAGCGAATTTCGCAAAAATATTTAA
- a CDS encoding serine hydrolase domain-containing protein — translation MSKLKSLIVIIILALLVWLLVPVYGFYAHKGDLPYWQDATFHLPESLPQQQTTYLVQYANSAKQAMALLHQQQQRINSPAISAAVAIDGQLIWAGASGYADLACQCSATTATQFRIGSTSKALTATALAQLVADKMIDLDAPLSYYFNPIANPAWQSVTARQLASHTSGLPHYKNNTDLIGLYKSIALNEQFDDVTDALELFDSSELLFKPGTQFSYSSYGTVLLSALMQQVSGSTYLDVMQQRVFSPLLMDATQAESQSNKTPNQATFYWQNASQSHLLRPWRSVNLSHRLAAGGFLSTPSDLVKLGSAYLNPHYLSDEIKSLFWTPQKLANGQVNEQNYALGWRVGEAALAAPLGKTKFIHHGGVSRGSQSLLIVLPKYKTAIAININTNTEVFWDFGKISLQLAEIFLNNHSAAIN, via the coding sequence ATGTCTAAATTAAAATCACTCATTGTCATAATTATTTTGGCACTACTAGTCTGGTTATTAGTACCCGTCTATGGCTTTTATGCCCATAAAGGCGATTTGCCTTATTGGCAAGATGCTACTTTTCATTTACCCGAAAGTTTGCCTCAGCAGCAAACCACTTATTTAGTGCAATATGCCAATTCTGCAAAGCAAGCTATGGCATTATTACATCAGCAACAACAGCGTATTAATAGCCCTGCAATCTCTGCCGCTGTTGCAATAGACGGGCAACTCATTTGGGCTGGGGCATCTGGTTATGCCGATTTAGCGTGCCAATGCTCCGCAACCACAGCAACTCAATTTCGAATTGGCAGCACATCAAAAGCACTTACGGCAACGGCATTGGCGCAATTGGTCGCAGATAAAATGATTGACCTTGATGCACCACTTTCATATTACTTTAATCCTATTGCGAATCCTGCTTGGCAATCAGTCACCGCTCGTCAATTAGCTTCACATACATCAGGCCTACCTCACTATAAGAACAATACCGATTTAATTGGTTTATATAAAAGCATCGCTCTAAATGAGCAATTTGATGATGTTACAGATGCACTTGAATTATTTGATAGTAGCGAGTTATTGTTTAAGCCTGGCACACAATTTAGCTACTCAAGTTATGGTACTGTGCTTTTAAGCGCGTTGATGCAACAGGTAAGCGGTTCGACCTATTTAGATGTGATGCAACAACGGGTTTTTTCGCCTTTATTAATGGATGCCACTCAAGCTGAATCACAAAGTAATAAAACCCCTAACCAAGCGACTTTTTATTGGCAAAATGCGTCACAAAGCCATCTTTTACGACCTTGGCGAAGTGTCAATTTAAGTCATCGACTCGCTGCTGGTGGTTTTTTATCAACTCCGAGCGATTTAGTTAAACTAGGCTCCGCTTATTTAAACCCACATTATTTATCTGACGAAATAAAATCGCTCTTTTGGACACCCCAAAAGTTGGCAAATGGCCAAGTAAATGAACAAAATTATGCGTTGGGCTGGCGAGTTGGGGAAGCAGCACTTGCCGCTCCATTGGGTAAAACCAAATTCATTCATCACGGAGGAGTTTCTAGAGGGTCGCAAAGTTTATTAATAGTATTACCAAAATATAAAACCGCCATTGCGATTAATATTAATACCAATACAGAGGTATTTTGGGACTTTGGTAAAATCAGTTTACAACTGGCTGAGATCTTTCTTAATAACCACAGCGCAGCCATTAACTAA
- a CDS encoding PhzF family phenazine biosynthesis protein, protein MKIKINIVDAFTHTRFKGNSAAVIITDTWLTDDQMQQIATENNLSETAYLIPQGLQEFAIRWFSPLTEIDFCGHASLASAYVLFQSHPDFEHLIFHTEKLGSFKVQQCDNGFIEMDFPNCCPQPISDIPAALLVGLSIKPQQVLKSEQAYFAVYANASDVETVQYDSSQLKCLAPFDVVVTAQATQLSPYDFISRYFWPANGGDEDPVTGSIHAGLAPFWAEKLNKTELFAYQASKRGGELHCKIQNDRVLVSGQAVQYLEGVLTLTD, encoded by the coding sequence TTGAAAATCAAGATTAACATTGTTGATGCCTTTACTCATACTCGATTTAAAGGTAATTCAGCGGCGGTGATCATTACCGACACTTGGCTCACTGATGATCAAATGCAGCAAATTGCGACGGAAAATAATTTGTCAGAAACCGCTTATCTTATTCCACAAGGTTTACAAGAATTTGCCATTCGTTGGTTTTCACCGTTAACAGAAATAGACTTTTGTGGCCATGCCTCGCTCGCCAGTGCCTATGTTTTGTTTCAAAGCCATCCTGATTTTGAGCACCTTATCTTTCATACTGAGAAATTGGGCAGTTTTAAGGTGCAGCAATGTGATAATGGTTTTATCGAAATGGACTTTCCTAATTGTTGCCCCCAGCCCATTTCTGATATTCCCGCTGCATTATTGGTGGGTTTATCGATTAAACCGCAGCAAGTACTGAAAAGTGAACAGGCTTATTTTGCGGTGTATGCCAATGCAAGCGATGTTGAAACTGTTCAATATGACAGCTCGCAACTTAAATGCCTTGCCCCGTTTGATGTGGTCGTCACAGCGCAAGCTACGCAGTTGAGTCCGTATGATTTTATTTCTCGTTATTTTTGGCCCGCCAATGGCGGTGATGAAGACCCTGTTACAGGTTCAATTCATGCCGGTCTTGCGCCATTTTGGGCTGAAAAGCTCAATAAAACCGAGCTTTTTGCCTATCAAGCGTCCAAACGAGGTGGCGAACTGCATTGTAAAATCCAAAATGACCGGGTTTTAGTTTCAGGTCAAGCTGTGCAATATCTTGAAGGTGTGCTGACCCTGACGGATTAG
- a CDS encoding pesticin C-terminus-like muramidase, translating into MPLNSAVRQCIAENLVLFEGKTDHLYLNTNGYPTIGIGHCVANLAAFTQLAMIRISDGEPASEQEKIAEYQTIKQKPAGYNASWYHAFCKLRLPEQTINSIHEEHLRSFHHELRQVFKRSRGYNCDFEQLPSPVQIALFDLAYNVGTTNLQHKWPKLHQAIKQQNWQLAAQESNRKGIQAARNEHIKSLFLSAAGKKPMQAPQRSKSRKHATIKAALWKKILKWAGAFLIKKIKLRF; encoded by the coding sequence ATGCCACTCAACTCTGCTGTTCGCCAATGTATTGCCGAAAATTTAGTACTGTTTGAAGGTAAAACGGATCATTTGTATTTAAATACCAATGGCTATCCAACAATAGGGATTGGTCATTGTGTAGCTAACTTAGCCGCTTTTACTCAGCTGGCAATGATCCGTATCAGTGATGGAGAACCTGCATCTGAACAAGAAAAAATTGCTGAATATCAAACCATAAAACAAAAACCAGCAGGCTATAATGCCTCGTGGTATCACGCCTTTTGTAAATTGCGTTTACCAGAGCAAACGATTAACAGCATTCATGAAGAACATTTGCGCAGCTTTCACCACGAATTGCGCCAAGTTTTTAAACGCAGCCGAGGTTATAACTGCGACTTTGAACAACTACCTAGCCCAGTACAAATTGCCTTGTTCGATTTAGCCTACAACGTCGGCACCACTAATTTACAGCACAAGTGGCCCAAATTACATCAGGCTATTAAACAACAAAACTGGCAACTAGCGGCACAAGAAAGTAACCGAAAAGGTATTCAGGCAGCGCGTAATGAGCATATAAAAAGTTTGTTTTTAAGTGCGGCAGGTAAAAAACCGATGCAAGCGCCACAGCGCAGTAAGAGTAGAAAACATGCCACAATAAAAGCCGCTTTATGGAAAAAAATACTTAAATGGGCTGGTGCTTTTTTAATAAAGAAAATTAAGCTGCGGTTTTAA